A segment of the bacterium genome:
ACGTGGCCGCGCTGGTAGTCCAGCATCCGAACTTCTTCGGCAATCTCGAGCCGGTCCGACGCGCCGCCGAGATCGTACATAAGGCGGGCGCCTTGCTGGTCGTTTCCGCTGACCCGATATCGCTGGGGGCGCTGGAGCCGCCCGGGACGTATGGCGCCGACATCGCCGTCGGCGAGGGCCAGCCGCTCGGCATCCCGTTGAGCTTCGGCGGCCCCAACCTCGGCATGATGAGCGCGAAGAAGAAGCTCATCCGTAACCTGCCCGGCAGGATAGTTGCGCGGACGGTGGACACCGAGGGCAAGCCCGGCTTCGTTCTGGCGCTGCAGACGCGCGAGCAGCACATCCGGCGCGAGCGGGCAACATCGAACATCTGCACGAACCAGGCGCTCTGTGCCCTGGCCGCGAACGTCTACCTGGCCACGATGGGCAAGACCGGAATCGCCGAAGTAGCGCGGCAGTGTATGGCGAAGGCGCACTATCTTGCCCGGGGCATTGCCGACGTTCCCGGGTTCGACACCGAAACCTCTGGCCCATTCTTCAAGGAGTTCGTGGTGCGTACGCCGGTTCCGGCCTGTGACGTGGTCGAGGCCGGGGTCAAACGCGGGCTCCTCGCGGGGATTGCGCTCGACCGGTTCAACCCCGAGTGGAAGAACCGGCTGCTCGTGGCGGTCACCGAGAAGCGGACCAAGGCTGAGATGGACGCCTATTGCCAATTCCTCAGGCAGGATTTCGCGAGGTAGTGATGGAATGCAACCTGAAGGCCAACCGGCAGAGCTGCACCTGCACCTACGAGCCCTGTTCGCGCAAGGGGAAGTGCTGCGAATGCATATCATTCCACCGGGTCAGTGACGAGCTCCCGGGATGTCTGTTCTCTCCGGAGGTGGAACGCACTTACGACCGTTCTGCCGCACGGTTTGTCGCGGCGAGGAAGAACTGATGCCCGAGAAGACGCTGTTCGAACTATCACGCCCGGGCCGGCAGGCATGGTCCCTGCCCAGCCTTGACGTACCGGCGGTAGATGCCGGCGACGCGGCCCGCAAGGACAACGACCTGCCGGAGCTGAGCGAGGTCGACGTTGCCCGGCACTTCACGCGGTTGTCAATCATGAACCATCACGTGGACAAGGGGTTCTACCCGCTCGGCTCGTGCACCATGAAGTACAACCCGAAAGTGAACGAGCTGACGTCCCGCATGCCCGGCTTCACCGGGCTTCACCCGCTCGAACCGGAGACCCTCACGCAGGGCGCGCTGCGCCTGATGTACGAGCTGGCCCGGATGCTTGAGGAGATTACCGGATTCGATGCCGTCACCCTTCAGCCGGCGGCCGGCGCTCACGGCGAGTTGACCGGCATCATGATGGTGCGGAAGTACTTCGAGAAGCGGGGGGAACCGCGCGACGTCGTTCTCGTGCCGGATTCGGCTCACGGCACCAATCCGGCCTCGGTGACCCTGTCCGGATTCAAGGCGGTCCAGATCAAGTCGAACGACAAAGGCGAGATCGACCCGGATGAGCTGGAGCGCGCCTGCTCCAGCTGCGTCGCCTGCCTGATGGTCACCAACCCGAACACACTCGGCATCTTCGAGCCTCAGGCGAAGAGAATCTGCGACATCATGCACAAGCAGGGCTCGCTCGTCTACCTGGACGGCGCCAACCTCAACGCCTATGTCGGCGTGCACCGTCCGGCCGACGCCGGGTTCGACGTGATGCACATCAACCTGCACAAGACGTTTTCGACCCCGCACGGCGGCGGCGGCCCCGGCTCCGGCCCGGTTGCGGTCACCAAGGCGCTCGAGCCGTTCCTGCCCAAACCAGTGGTAAGGAAGGGTTCAGGGGTTCAAGGGTCCAAGGGTTCTAGTTCGGAACCCGAACCCCTCTTCTACCTCGACCATGACCGGCCCGATTCCATCGGCCGCGTCATGGGTTTCAACGGGCAGTTCGCGGTCCTCGTGCGTGCCTACACCTACATCCGCATGCTCGGGGCTCCCGGGCTCAAGGATGCAGCCGAGAGCGCCGTCTTGAACGCCAACTACGTCCGGGCGGAGCTGGAAGGCGTCTACGACCTGCCCTACAAGGATCGGAGCCTGCACGAAGTAGTCTTCTCCGGCACGAACCTGCGCGAGTATGGTGTCAAGACGCTCGACGTTGCCAAGCGCCTGCTCGACTATGGGATGCACGCGCCGACCATCTACTTCCCGCTGATCGTGCCCGAGGCCCTGATGATCGAGCCGACCGAAACCGAGTCGCGGGAATCGCTCGATGGCTTCATCGCCGCGATGAAACAGATTGCGGACGAGGCCAGGACCAATCCGGCTATCCTGCACGACGCCCCGGTCACCACGCCGGTGCGCCGTCTGGACGAAGCCAGGGCGTCACGCGAACTGGACGTCAATTGGAGAGCTTAGGCCTTATGTTCGCTTCCGACATATCCGCCGAACGAAGTGATGAGATCCTGACCAAGATAGCGCAGAAGGTCGTGGACCTGAGGCTGACGCCGGTCGCGGTGGTGATGCTTGAATCCAGCAAACCACTGTCGTTCGTCGGATCACAGTTGATGGTCTTCCTTCAGCCGATAGTAACCACAATCTTCCCGTTCCGGCAGTACGATGAGGTATCGGCCCTGCTGGAAGACCGGG
Coding sequences within it:
- the gcvPA gene encoding aminomethyl-transferring glycine dehydrogenase subunit GcvPA translates to MRYTPHTEEDRKLMLDRIGVGSVEELFAGIPADIRLKQPLNLPEPLSEPEAVCVLSSLAAANVGSGQLTCFAGGGAYDHYIPAIIDTVLSRAEFYTAYTPYQAEVSQGTLQAIYEFQSLVCRLYGMDVANASMYDCATALAESAHMARDISHRARILVAAGINPTHVEVVRTYAHGLNIPIDVVPLSGNTTDLDALARMCTPDVAALVVQHPNFFGNLEPVRRAAEIVHKAGALLVVSADPISLGALEPPGTYGADIAVGEGQPLGIPLSFGGPNLGMMSAKKKLIRNLPGRIVARTVDTEGKPGFVLALQTREQHIRRERATSNICTNQALCALAANVYLATMGKTGIAEVARQCMAKAHYLARGIADVPGFDTETSGPFFKEFVVRTPVPACDVVEAGVKRGLLAGIALDRFNPEWKNRLLVAVTEKRTKAEMDAYCQFLRQDFAR
- a CDS encoding DUF6485 family protein; its protein translation is MECNLKANRQSCTCTYEPCSRKGKCCECISFHRVSDELPGCLFSPEVERTYDRSAARFVAARKN
- the gcvPB gene encoding aminomethyl-transferring glycine dehydrogenase subunit GcvPB → MPEKTLFELSRPGRQAWSLPSLDVPAVDAGDAARKDNDLPELSEVDVARHFTRLSIMNHHVDKGFYPLGSCTMKYNPKVNELTSRMPGFTGLHPLEPETLTQGALRLMYELARMLEEITGFDAVTLQPAAGAHGELTGIMMVRKYFEKRGEPRDVVLVPDSAHGTNPASVTLSGFKAVQIKSNDKGEIDPDELERACSSCVACLMVTNPNTLGIFEPQAKRICDIMHKQGSLVYLDGANLNAYVGVHRPADAGFDVMHINLHKTFSTPHGGGGPGSGPVAVTKALEPFLPKPVVRKGSGVQGSKGSSSEPEPLFYLDHDRPDSIGRVMGFNGQFAVLVRAYTYIRMLGAPGLKDAAESAVLNANYVRAELEGVYDLPYKDRSLHEVVFSGTNLREYGVKTLDVAKRLLDYGMHAPTIYFPLIVPEALMIEPTETESRESLDGFIAAMKQIADEARTNPAILHDAPVTTPVRRLDEARASRELDVNWRA